CCGCCCTTCATCCGCGACAGCATCTTGGCCGTGGCCTCGCGCAGCTTGGATTCGGAATCGATCAGGAACTGGCTGGAGACCACCACCTCCTCGCCGGCCGAGACACCATCGAGAATCTGGGTCATGCCCGCGGATGAGAATCCCAGCCGCACCTCACGGGGTTCAAACTTTCCGGGTTCACGAACTATAAATAGCTGTTCCCGGCTGCCGGAACGAATGATCGCCTCCGACGGCACCACCAGCGCCTCCGGCCGGGGATCGGCATGCAGGATCACATTGGCGAACATGCCGGGCTTCAGCGTCAGGTCTGGATTATCGAACTCCAGCCGCACCCGTACGGTGCGGGTCTTGCCGTCCAGGGTGGGTTGGATAAAACTCACCTTGCCCGTAAACAGCCGACCGGGCGCCGCCCGCACCCGCATCTCGGCCTTGTCTCCCAGCCTGATCCAGGGCAATTCATCTTCATAGACATTCACATAAACCCAGATGCGGGTCAGATCGGCAATCAGGTACAGCTCATCTTTCGGCGACACGTACTGCCCTTCCCGGACCCCGATGTTCATCACGCTGCCACTAAAAGGCGAATGGATGTGTAACTGCTTTTTGACTTTTCGCTGTTTCTCCAGCTCCTGCAACTGGTGGGCCGGTACGTCGAACAGCTCCAGCCGTTCGCGCGCACTCTCCAGCACCCGTCTGGCGCTGGTCTTGATCTGCGTCGCCTCGCTGCTACGCGCCCGCTCCGAGTTTTCCAGCGCCACCAGATATTCGCGTTGCGCCGCGACCAGATCCGGCGAATAGATGCTCAGCAGGATGGTGTCGTGGTCAACCTTCCTACCGGTCTCGTTAATGTTGAGTTGGCCGATCCAGCCCGAGGTTTTGGGGTGCAGCCGCGCCAGACGTTCCTCGTTAAAATCGACATGACCGAGGGCATTGAGCTGACGGCTCAGGGTCTTGCGCTCCACCCTTGCCGTGCGCACGCCGATGTTTTGCACGGTCACGGGGTCGATGCTTACGGTACCCACAACGGCGTCAGGTTTGCCACCCTCGGCATAGACCGGCAGGTAATCCATGCCCATCTCATCCTGCATGAACACCGGCGAGGTGATCTCGGGGTTCATCGGATTGCGCCAGAACAACACCTCTTTCTGCTTAGACTCTGCTTCTTCCGCGTACACCGGCAGATAGTCCATGCCCATCTCGTCCTGCATGAACACCGGTGAGGTGATCTCGGGATTCATCGGGTTGCGCCAGAACAGGGGCTGCTTGTCTGCGCCATTCTCCGCCATGCCGCTATCCGCAGTGTCAGACGATGGCCCATCGCCCATATAGGATGCGAGGTAGCCCGCGCCAAACCCCAGCCCCAGTGCAACAAGCACAAAAACCATCAGCTGCTTATTCATAGATATTCTCCTCGCCGACCGCCGCCATCAGGCGGGCCAGCGCCTGATTGGCGGCACTCAGGGCCTTCCAGTATTGGGTTTCATAATCGTAAAGCGTGGTCTGGCTACGCACCAGATTGAGAAAGTCGACCTTGCCGACCTGATAGCCGCCCAGCATCGCGTCGACGGTCTGGCGGGCCTGGGGAATGATCTCCTGTCGAAACAGCAACAGCTGTTCAGCGGCGCGCTGGTAGTCCGTTATCGCCTGGCTGACTTCGGCATCGATCTGATTGCCCTGTTCATGCAGTTCATATTTCTTCTGCAACCATTCGGCATTGCGTTGGTCGACGGTCTGGTCCTGCTTGCTCCCGGAATAGAGCGGTAGATTCATGCTGAACAGGATGGAACCGAAATCGGCGCGACGACTACCGTCCGGGTTATCGCCATCACGAAAACCGTAAACGGCCCCGAGCATAAAATCCGGGGCGTAGTCCTTGTGCGCCAGTTCCAGCCGACGCTGCGCCGCCTCGGTGCGTTGCTGCTGGGCCGAGAGCAGCGGG
The nucleotide sequence above comes from Gammaproteobacteria bacterium. Encoded proteins:
- a CDS encoding efflux RND transporter periplasmic adaptor subunit; translation: MNKQLMVFVLVALGLGFGAGYLASYMGDGPSSDTADSGMAENGADKQPLFWRNPMNPEITSPVFMQDEMGMDYLPVYAEEAESKQKEVLFWRNPMNPEITSPVFMQDEMGMDYLPVYAEGGKPDAVVGTVSIDPVTVQNIGVRTARVERKTLSRQLNALGHVDFNEERLARLHPKTSGWIGQLNINETGRKVDHDTILLSIYSPDLVAAQREYLVALENSERARSSEATQIKTSARRVLESARERLELFDVPAHQLQELEKQRKVKKQLHIHSPFSGSVMNIGVREGQYVSPKDELYLIADLTRIWVYVNVYEDELPWIRLGDKAEMRVRAAPGRLFTGKVSFIQPTLDGKTRTVRVRLEFDNPDLTLKPGMFANVILHADPRPEALVVPSEAIIRSGSREQLFIVREPGKFEPREVRLGFSSAGMTQILDGVSAGEEVVVSSQFLIDSESKLREATAKMLSRMKGGEPSAKTMSDEDHSNMTMDHSAHGQTSIPPATSGTDEAMPANMDHSDHSGMSTEGAVHDH